A portion of the Thermodesulfobacteriota bacterium genome contains these proteins:
- a CDS encoding aldehyde ferredoxin oxidoreductase N-terminal domain-containing protein, with product MRYAETGYNLEVDLSRGSIDRVETDPKDTELYLGGLGTNAKIIWERVPPEVEPFSEDNLLIFSAGLLCGTPATGCNRTIVSTISPQTRLFAFSMMGGFLAPELKYAGYDKVIIRGKSPDLVYLWIHNDKVEIRDASHLRGKGAIETATLIQKELNEPNAQVAAIGMAGENRVYFASIEQSRSSASRGGIGAVMGDKGLKAIVVRGTKDINVARPEEYMGLVDEVMQYIKFRAENPVPGVMPILAGLGSPQEMKVHDEKWHTENFMWGNSRVRRKDFWTEEIEKEWTATMEKMQRRLISCYNCPMTCGATIQPPGKPTYMMKCFSKLTYTMAAFSDLEFGLGIAQSATEYGVDGFSAPQVMAFALELYEKGILTDEDFPGMPADNEGRFEWLLDRIVRREGIGDVLANGTYWAAQQIGKGAEEFAHNNIKKHEQLPLKLSMLNPIYFLMYSTGEKMNITQIEGQFPQAPFMTVEEREAFVKDWFQVPDDKFKQILLEWEPRGEKSMPFFPTVEMCCDIVDWQEKMHYIDDALGMCAGLSSFPLKPPYHIHNYPKFISAGAGFEMDEEKLTQAVKRYRTLVRANNIRRGMRRKDDKPPANHWKKRFPELEEQLLTSYYKLKGWNEDGIPTEESLRELGLDYVADEFLEKGIWKSGTGDAPQEAAAQ from the coding sequence ATGAGATACGCAGAAACCGGGTACAACCTCGAGGTCGACCTGTCGCGGGGCAGCATCGACCGGGTGGAAACCGATCCCAAGGACACCGAGCTGTATCTGGGCGGACTGGGAACCAACGCCAAGATCATCTGGGAGCGCGTCCCTCCGGAGGTCGAGCCCTTCTCCGAGGACAACCTGCTGATCTTCAGCGCCGGGCTCCTGTGCGGCACCCCGGCCACCGGCTGCAACCGCACGATCGTCTCGACGATCTCGCCCCAGACCCGGCTCTTCGCCTTCTCGATGATGGGCGGGTTCCTCGCCCCCGAACTCAAGTACGCGGGCTACGACAAGGTGATCATCCGGGGCAAATCCCCCGACCTCGTCTACCTGTGGATCCACAACGACAAGGTGGAGATCCGCGACGCCTCCCACCTGCGGGGCAAGGGCGCCATCGAGACCGCCACTCTCATCCAGAAGGAGCTCAACGAGCCCAACGCCCAGGTGGCGGCCATCGGCATGGCCGGGGAGAACCGGGTCTACTTCGCCTCCATCGAGCAGAGCCGCTCGAGCGCGAGCCGGGGCGGCATCGGCGCCGTGATGGGCGACAAGGGGCTCAAGGCCATCGTCGTGCGCGGAACCAAGGACATCAACGTGGCGCGTCCCGAGGAGTACATGGGCCTCGTGGACGAGGTAATGCAGTACATCAAGTTCCGGGCCGAGAACCCGGTCCCGGGGGTCATGCCGATCCTGGCGGGGCTGGGCTCGCCGCAGGAGATGAAGGTCCACGACGAGAAGTGGCACACCGAGAACTTCATGTGGGGCAACTCCCGGGTCCGCCGGAAGGACTTCTGGACCGAGGAGATCGAGAAAGAGTGGACCGCCACCATGGAGAAGATGCAGCGGCGGCTGATCAGCTGCTACAACTGCCCCATGACGTGCGGCGCCACCATCCAGCCCCCGGGCAAGCCCACCTACATGATGAAGTGCTTCTCGAAGCTCACCTACACCATGGCGGCGTTCTCGGACCTGGAGTTCGGCCTGGGCATCGCCCAGAGCGCCACCGAGTACGGGGTGGACGGCTTCTCGGCCCCCCAGGTGATGGCCTTCGCCCTCGAGCTCTACGAGAAGGGCATCCTCACCGACGAGGACTTCCCCGGCATGCCCGCCGACAACGAGGGCCGGTTCGAGTGGCTGCTCGACCGGATCGTGCGCCGGGAGGGCATCGGTGACGTGCTGGCCAACGGCACCTACTGGGCGGCCCAGCAGATCGGCAAGGGCGCGGAGGAGTTCGCCCACAACAACATCAAGAAACACGAGCAGCTTCCCCTGAAGCTCTCGATGCTCAATCCCATCTACTTTCTGATGTACTCGACGGGTGAGAAGATGAACATCACCCAGATCGAGGGGCAGTTCCCCCAGGCGCCTTTCATGACGGTGGAGGAGCGTGAGGCCTTCGTGAAGGACTGGTTCCAGGTTCCCGACGACAAGTTCAAGCAGATCCTGCTCGAATGGGAGCCGCGGGGCGAGAAGTCCATGCCGTTCTTCCCCACCGTCGAGATGTGCTGCGACATCGTCGACTGGCAGGAGAAGATGCACTACATCGACGACGCGCTGGGCATGTGCGCCGGCCTCTCGTCGTTCCCGCTCAAGCCCCCCTACCACATCCACAACTACCCGAAGTTCATCTCGGCCGGGGCCGGGTTCGAGATGGACGAGGAAAAGCTCACCCAGGCGGTCAAGCGGTACCGGACGCTGGTGCGGGCGAACAACATCCGCCGGGGCATGCGCCGCAAGGACGACAAGCCGCCGGCAAACCACTGGAAGAAGCGGTTCCCGGAGCTCGAGGAACAGCTCCTGACCAGCTATTACAAGCTCAAGGGCTGGAACGAGGATGGCATTCCCACCGAAGAGAGCCTGCGAGAGCTCGGCCTGGACTACGTGGCCGACGAGTTCCTGGAGAAGGGCATCTGGAAGAGCGGCACCGGCGACGCCCCCCAGGAGGCTGCGGCGCAGTAA
- a CDS encoding (4Fe-4S)-binding protein: MAEPKKKTKTVKRIHVDADKCNGCRACEVACSAFHAAPKYSGNNPARSRVRVLRKPLEDVYVPVYAGEYTPAECMGRNTYTIDGKEYDECALCRASCPSRDLFKEPDSGLPLKCDMCESVPQLEEPLCVKWCMVGALKYEEREVEVDEDEQPKPEEVEIGLEALVDRFGLQKVQDTVARLSRKS; this comes from the coding sequence ATGGCTGAACCGAAGAAGAAGACCAAGACCGTCAAGAGAATCCACGTCGACGCGGACAAGTGCAACGGCTGCCGCGCCTGCGAGGTGGCCTGCTCCGCGTTCCACGCGGCGCCCAAGTACAGCGGCAACAACCCTGCGCGCTCCCGGGTCCGGGTGCTCCGCAAGCCCCTGGAAGACGTGTACGTCCCCGTCTACGCGGGGGAGTACACGCCCGCCGAGTGCATGGGGCGCAACACCTACACGATCGACGGCAAGGAGTACGACGAGTGCGCCCTGTGCCGGGCCTCCTGCCCCTCCCGGGACCTCTTCAAGGAGCCCGACTCCGGCCTGCCGTTGAAGTGCGACATGTGCGAGAGCGTGCCCCAGCTCGAAGAGCCCCTGTGCGTCAAGTGGTGCATGGTGGGCGCGCTCAAGTACGAGGAGCGCGAGGTGGAGGTCGACGAGGACGAGCAGCCAAAGCCCGAAGAGGTCGAGATCGGGCTCGAAGCCCTGGTGGACAGGTTCGGGCTGCAGAAGGTGCAGGACACCGTGGCCCGCCTCTCCAGGAAGAGCTGA
- a CDS encoding (Fe-S)-binding protein, with protein MENVADYKEISDLIKQNGGDNFKYCYQCGLCDAVCPWNRVRQFSIRKIVRQGSFGMTEIENEEIWRCTTCGTCPERCPRDVRQIESGVALRRIATEYGVFPENVRPVRAASGNLSTAGNPFGEPREKRADWGKELGVKPFEKGMEVLYFSGCYLSYDKRLRRVAAATARVLQKAGVSFGILGTKENCCGESIRKAGDEEVFKRLAKENIKTFVDNDVKKVLVSSPHCYHTFKNEYPEFMVHFEVVHVNQFLNELLESGRLEITGEFAKTVTYHDPCYLGRHNGIYEEPRQVLRKVRGLKLTEMPDSREDSLCCGGGGGRIWMDTPRGERFSDLRVVQAVETGAQVLATSCPYCITMLEDSRLGLKDADALQVKDIMEILAEAL; from the coding sequence GTGGAGAACGTAGCCGACTACAAAGAGATCTCCGATCTCATCAAACAAAACGGCGGCGACAACTTCAAGTACTGCTACCAGTGCGGGCTGTGCGATGCGGTGTGCCCGTGGAACCGGGTGCGGCAGTTCAGCATCCGGAAGATCGTGCGGCAGGGCTCGTTCGGCATGACGGAGATCGAGAACGAGGAGATCTGGCGCTGCACCACCTGCGGCACCTGCCCGGAGCGCTGCCCCCGCGACGTGCGGCAGATCGAGTCGGGCGTAGCACTTCGCCGCATCGCCACGGAGTACGGGGTCTTCCCGGAGAACGTGCGGCCCGTGCGCGCCGCGAGCGGCAACCTGAGCACCGCCGGCAACCCCTTCGGCGAGCCGCGGGAGAAGCGGGCGGATTGGGGCAAGGAGCTCGGCGTCAAGCCCTTCGAGAAGGGGATGGAGGTCCTCTACTTCAGCGGCTGCTACCTGAGCTACGACAAGCGGCTGCGCAGGGTGGCGGCTGCCACCGCCCGGGTGCTCCAGAAGGCCGGGGTCTCCTTCGGCATCCTGGGCACGAAGGAAAACTGCTGCGGCGAGAGCATCCGCAAGGCGGGCGACGAGGAGGTGTTCAAGCGCCTGGCCAAGGAGAACATCAAGACCTTCGTGGACAACGACGTGAAGAAGGTCCTGGTCTCCTCCCCCCACTGCTACCACACCTTCAAGAACGAGTACCCGGAGTTCATGGTCCACTTCGAGGTGGTCCACGTAAACCAGTTCCTGAACGAGCTCCTGGAGTCCGGCCGGTTGGAAATCACGGGGGAGTTCGCCAAGACCGTCACCTACCACGACCCCTGCTATCTGGGCCGGCACAACGGGATCTATGAAGAGCCGCGCCAGGTGCTCCGGAAGGTGCGGGGCCTCAAGCTCACCGAGATGCCCGACAGCCGAGAGGACAGCCTGTGCTGCGGGGGCGGCGGAGGGCGCATCTGGATGGACACCCCCCGGGGCGAGCGCTTCTCCGATTTGCGGGTCGTGCAGGCCGTGGAGACCGGCGCCCAGGTGCTGGCCACGTCGTGCCCCTACTGCATCACGATGTTGGAAGACAGCCGCCTGGGCCTGAAGGACGCCGACGCCCTCCAGGTGAAGGACATCATGGAGATTCTGGCGGAGGCGCTCTGA